CAAACACCATACCATCACTGAGCCTTTCCCAGGGGCGAGTTATCTTGCGCGACAACAATTCGTAAGCTGACTGATGCTCAGCCAATCAACACATCACGATGCGGCTAAATCACCCAGATGGGTCAAATCAACCAAGAGCCAAGATCAACACAGCGCCGGGGAGCGCCGATCGGTTAGCAGTTGCCTTCACGATCCGATTTGATGTTCGGGCTGGCGCAAGGTCGGGGCAATACCAGTCTCACGGGGCGGCTCATGATGGCGACGTTCACTCAAATAGTAAAGAATCGGCACGGTCATGCGTGAGAGCAGCAGCGAAGCGACTTCGCCAGCCATCAGTGAAATGGCCAGGCCTTGAAAGATCGGGTCGAACAGGATCACCGCCGAGCCAACAATGACGGCAGCCGCGGTCAACATCATCGGACGAAATCGCACGGCGCCGGCATCCACCACCGCTTCAGCCAGCGGCATGCCCTGCTTCAATCGAAGCTCGATGAAGTCAACCAAGATAATTGAATTGCGCACAACAATCCCCGCGCCGGCGATAAAACCGATCATCGAGGTCGCCGTGAAAAACGCCCCCATCGCCGCATGAGCCGGCAGAATCCCGACCAGCGAAAACGGGATCGCCGCCATGATGGTGATCGGCGTCTTGAACGACTGGAACCAACCAACCACCAATATGTAGATCAAGATCAACACAGCAGCAAAGGCCAATCCCAGATCACGAAACACTTCGTAGGTGATATGCCACTCGCCATCCCATTTCATGGCCAGCTTGTCAGTGAGCGGCGGTTGTTGCGCGACGTAGCGTTCCAAGCGGTAACCTTCAGGCAACTCGATTTGATCAATCGCCTGGTTGAGCTTGAGAATCGCATAGACCGGACTCTCTTCACGACCAGCGACATCAGCGGTGACGTAAACGACGGGCATCAGATTCTTATGGTAGATGCTTTTGTCAGCGATCCGCTGCTCGACCTGCACCAGCTCACCCAGCGGCACTAACTGCCCGTTCTGCCCCATCAGTTTGATCTGATTCAAATCTTCTACGCTCGAACGCTGCTGGCGCGGCAAGCGCAGCATGATCGGCACGTCTTCCTTCTCCTGCGGCTGATGCAACAAGCCGACGCTCATGCCTTCGACGGCAATGCGCAGCGTCGCAGCGACCTGCTCGGCCGAGATGCCGTGCAGAGCCGCTTTCTGTTTGTCCACAACGAAGCGATAGATCGGTTGATCGTCTTCCACGTACCAATCCACATCCACGACGCCATCGGTTCGATCAAAGATGTCACGCAGTTGACGCGCCACTTCAATCTGACGGGCATAGTCGGGACCGTAGACTTCGGCGACCAATGTTTGCAACACCGGCGGTCCCGGCGGCACTTCGGCGATCTTCACTCGCGCTTGGTATTTCGCAGCGATGGCCTGAATCGGCGGGCGCACACGCTTGGCGATGTCATGACTTTGTGCGTCCCGCTCACCTTTGCCAACCAGATTCACCTGAATATCGGCCACGTGCGGCCCACGTCGCAAAAAGTAGTGACGCACCAGCCCGTTGAAGTTATACGGCGATGCCGTCCCGATGTAGAGTTGATAATCGGTGACCTCCGGCACGGTTGCCAGGTAATCGCCGATCTCGCGTGTCACTGCCGCTGTCTGCTCCAACGTGGAGCCTTCAGGCATATCAATCACGACTTGAAACTCGCTCTTGTTGTCAAACGGCAGCATCTTCACCCGAACCGCTTTGATGGCAAACAGCGAGACGGAGAGGAGCAACAACAGCACCACGCCGATTAAAAACGCATGTCGCCAACGCCGCTGATGAATCAATTGCGACATCACGCGACGATAGAGTTTGGTTGACCAGCCTTCCTCGGCATGGTGGCTCTCACCGTTGCGCTTGAGCAATCGCAAGCTGGCCCACGGCGTGACAATGAAGGCGACCAACAATGAAAAGACCATCGCCGCCGACGCGCCAATCGGAATGGGGCGCATATACGGCCCCATCAAGCCGCTGACAAACGCCATTGGAATAATGGCGGCAATCACCGTGAACGTCGCCAAGATCGTCGGGTTGCCAACTTCGTCAACGGCCTCCACGGCAATCTCCACGATGGAACGCCCGCGATTGCCCGGCAAGCGATAATGACGCACGATGTTTTCGACCACGACAATGGCGTCATCCACCAGAATGCCGATGGAAAATATCAGCGCAAACAGCGTGATGCGATTCAGTGTGTACCCATACAGGTAAAACACCGTCAACGTCAACGCCAATGTGACAGGGATAGCGATGGCGACAATGCCCGATTCGCGCCATCCGAGCGTCAACCAGATCAGCGCCGAAACCGACACAATGGCGATCAGCATGTGAAAGAGCAGCTCGTTGGATTTTTCCTCGGCTGTTTCTCCGTAATTGCGCGTGATGGTGAGCTGTACATCGGCGGGAATCAACGATCCCTTCAGCGCATGGACCTTTTCGATAACCTGCTCCGCGATGTCAATTGCGTTGGCGCCCTTGCGTTTGGCGACCGCAATGGTCACGGCCGGCAACAACCCAGACGCGCCGGCGGCCTGATGGTCTGCGTGAGCTGGACCTGTGCCAAACAGCACATAATTGGCCGGCTCCTCTGGGCCGTCTTCGATCGTGGCCACGTCGCGCAGGTACACAGGCCGGCCATCAAACACGCCGACCACGACGTTGCCCACATCTTCAGCCGTTTGCAAGAAGCCGCCGGTCTCCACTAAGAATTCGCGATTGCCGGCGGAAAAACTTCCCGATTGCAATTGCCGATTGGCCTGCTCCAGCATCGGCACAATCAGCGCCGGCGCGACGTGATAGGCCGCCATGCGCCCGGCATCAAGGGTTACGCGCACCTGTCGCCGCTGACCGCCAATGATGGTGACCTCGGAAACGTTGTGAACTTGTTTGATCTGGTCATGAACTTGCGCCGCGATGCGCCGTAGCGCGAAGTGATCGTAGCGGTCGCTCGACAACGTGAGCGCCAGAATCGGCACATCGTCAATCGAGCGCGGTTTAATCAGCGGCGGACTGGCTCCGGGAGGAATCAGATCGAAGTTGGCAAACATCTTTTGATTGAGCCGGACGATGCTGTTTTCTTCGTCCTGACCCACGTAGAACCGGACAACAGCCATGGCGTAACCGGGCGAGGAGGTCGAATAAATGTATTCGACGCCGGGAATCTCCCAGAGCAGTTTTTCCATCGGTTTGGTGACGCGCTCCTGGACTTCCTGCGCAGACGCGCCGGGCATCTGCACAAAGATGTCAATCATCGGGACGATGATTTGCGGCTCCTCCTCACGCGGCAGCATGAGCACGGCTCCCAGACCCAACAGAATTGAAGCCGTGATGATCAGCGGCGTCAATTTTGAGTCAATAAACGCCTGCGCCAGCTTGCCCGCTAAGCCTCGTTGATGAGTCATTGCTTTCTCCTCGTGCATCATACGCGCATTCGTTCACACGGCACGGCCGGCTCACTGGACCTGCGACCCATCCGTGACAGCCGCGACGTTCTCCACCACAATGCGCTCCCCTTCGTTCAACCCGGCCAGCACTTCCACCCGTTCGCCATAGGACTTGCCCAGTTGAATCAGTCGCAGACGGGCGATCCCCGATGAGTCCACGACATAGACGCCGACCAGTTGACCACGCCGGACAATCGCCGATGACTGAATGGTGATCGCCGAGCGTTGACCAATCTTAAATCGCGCTCGACCGTAAAGCCCTGAGCGAAGCGTCCCGGACTGCATCGGCAAATCAATCTTGACCGTATAAGTGCGACTACGCGGGTCGGCGGCCGGCACGATTTCCACAACTCTGCCATCCAGTTCCTTATCGCCAAGGGCGTCAATTCGCACATCCGCGCGATCGCCTGAACGAATCTTGTCGAGTTGTGATTCGTCCACGATCGTTTCCAGGCGATATTGAGCGCCATCTTCAATGGTCAGCAACGGCACGCCCGGCGCCGCCAGCATGCCAACGTCAACGTGCTTGGCGACGACGATGCCGGCTATCGGCGCTGTCACACGAGCGTAACCAACCATGACCTGCGCTGTTGTCACTTCGGCTTTGGCCTGTTCAATCTTGGCCAGCGCCTGATTCTTTTTGGCGAGCAATGATTGATGCACTTGACGGAGCCGCTCGACCTCGGCCACAGCCGCCTGATATTTGGCCTGCGCTTCGTCGAATTCCTGTTGGCTGACCGATCGGCGTTCCAGCAATGCCTGAAACCGATTGTAGGTTGATGTGGCCAGGGCCTTGTTTGCTTCGGCGGCTGCCACGGCTGATTCGGCCGCGCGAATGGCGCTCTCCACTTCCTGCAAGGCGTTTTCTGCTTCGCTCGTTCCGGCCTGCGCTCTTCTCAATTGCGCGGTCGTGTCGCGGTTGTCAATCTCCACCAGCACCTGACCGGGTCGCACGCGGTCGCCTTCACGCACGTGCACAGCCGTCACGCTGCCAACAACCTTCGCCGACAGTACACTGCTCGTCTTTGACCGGACGGTGCCAACGGCTTCGTAGTACTCGTCAACCGGCGACGGGCTGATCACTTCAAGTTTGACGCCGGTCACAACGGGTCGCGTCTGGGCCGCCTTCTGCTGCCTCCCGCAAGCGGCTGTCATGCCGGCGGCGAGCACGCTGATGAGAATCAAACCGATTGTCCTCTTCATAGCCATTCCCTCAAACAGCCGCCACCAAGCCACCATTGAGTGCAGCGCCGTTTGGTCATCGCGCGTGGTATGGCTGGCGTCTTGATGGTCGTCTCTTTCATGACACAAACGGATGAACATCATTCAATCGCCCGCTGGCTAGCAAGACCTGCGCGTAGCCGACATAGTAATCATAGCGGGCCGCCAGCAGGTTCAGCCGCGCCCGCACCAACGCCGTCCCCGCCCGGAGCACTTCCGTGATCGTTGTCAATCCCTCCTGATGGCGGTCTTGGACGATGCGCAACACTTCCGCAGCCTGATCCACAGTGCGGGCGGCAACTTCCAACCGCGCCTGAGCCGAGACAAATTGCTGATGCGCCCGGATCACTTCAAAGCGGATTTGATCGGCCAGCCGCGCCTGCTCAGCGTCTGTCAACGATTCTGCGGCCTCCGCTTGCTTGATCCTGGCGCTGCGACCGAAATCGAGCAGATCAAACGTCACAGTTGCGCCAACTGCGTAATCGGCGCTGCCATTGAACCCGCGATGGCTACCACCAACCGAGGCGAATACATCAAATCGCGGCAACCATTGGCCACGCGCGCGGCGCACCCCCTGCTCACTCGAACGCACGGCCAGTTGCGCGCGCGCATAATCGGGACGATGAAGCAACGCCAACTTCAATAATTCCTCTGCATCAACCGCGTCAAACCTTTTTTCGACCAATGCGCCTTCCACTCGATGCGGCGTGTTGACGGGCAGCCCAATGGCTGTATTGAGCGCCGCCTGAGCCACGACAATGGCGCCAGCCGCTTCAATCTGCTGTTGACGAAACTCGGCCAATTGCACTTCAGCGGCCAACAAATCAGATTGCACAACGACGCCGGCTTCGTACAAATCGCGAATCCGCTTGACATCAGCCGACGCCGTCTTGACGGCTTCATCGGCTACGTCTTTGCGCGCGTTCGCGACCAATACGCCATAGTAAGCTCGCAGCACCTCAAACCGGATTTGCTGCTGGACAAATTCCTTCTGTTTATCAGCCTGTTGCTGACCGAGTCGGGCCTGCTCAATGCGTGAGCTTGTCTGCCATTGATCAAACACCGGCAACCGAACTGTCAGTGCTGTCCGAAAATTGTTGAGCGGGTCAGGGCTATTCAACGCATTCAGGTCAAAATTCTGCGGGCCGAACCGTCCTTGCTCCAGTAAAGAACCAAACACGAACACGGGATTATTACTGTTGGTATACGTCTCGGTGAACTGCACCACCGGCAATCGGCCAGCGCGCGCTTCATCCAGTTGAGCATCGGCCTGCTGGCGCCCTGACGCGGCAGCGCGCATCATCGGATTGTTGCGCAGCGCCAGCTCCACTGCCAGCGGCAACGTCAATCCTTGGGTCGTGTCAGTTTGAGCGTGAACAGAAGAAGTTGGCATCACGCTGACGGACACGCTCAGCACAACGAGCCAGATCACCAGTTTGCTCCTCACACCACCGCCTTTGTCTTGCATGCAACCTCCAAACGTTGTTCGCTGAACCCCTATGATCCAACACAAAACAAAAGGATTCAGAATCTCTGCTCATCCGTCATTCTCAAGCCCTTCTTTGACGGCGCCGTCGCGGTAAAACCAGCCCCATTGTCACCACATCCGTAACACTTGACGATCAGAGAAAGAGCGCACGTCACCGTGCAGCAGCGTCTGTACCGAGAAGGTGAGCTAACAGGTTGCTAAGCGTCAGCCTCATCCCAGCGGGATGCTCCGATGCGGCCGTCATTCATGCCGGGACACATGAAACAGCGCCGAGTCCGGCAGCGCCAGGATGTGCTCGAACTGCATCTGGCGCCAGCTTGGTTGCTCACGCTCCGGTTCGCACAGCGCATAGTCATACCGCGCACCATCTTTGATAAGCACGATCGCGTTGCCTTTGTGCATTTGCAACGTCGCGCGGCCCGGCGTTGCGCCAACCAGCGCCATGATTGCGTCAATCAAGCAGCCGGCATCTTCCGGCACATGAGCCGTCGCGCCGATCACTTCGGCAAACTCAAAATAACTCGACCGCCAGTGCTCGATCACGCGCGCGCCGAGGGCCACGCCGGCGCACCGCTCACCGTGGAACTGTTCAGCTTGATAGAGCAATGATTCAAGCATCGCCGCGCGGCTGGCCGGTTTGCCGATCTGCTCATTCCGCGCGGAAAAGATCATATCCCGACTGCGAAAATACGGCTTCAGATCAATGACAGGCGTCCCGTCAATCAAGTCAAGGCGATCCACGTGGAGGCAATTCCCTTGCAGGCTTACAATCCGCGCCACCGTCATCGCAATCGGATTGGGACGCGTCGGCGAGCGAACAGCAAAGACGCCGTGCATGGCCGCCTCACTGGTGTCAGCGACGCCACGCGGCGTCACTAGCACTCGCTCGCGATCTGCTTCATGCAACCAGGCCAGAATCCAAACGTGGCTGTGTTTTTCCAGGTGGCGCAGCCCTTCTCTGTAAGGCTCAAGTATCTCAATCATGGCCGGCACGCCAAACGTCGGCATGAGCTGACGATCCCTCACCTCACATCGAACCACGCCAACCTGGATGAGTTGAGCCAGGGTACTCATCTTGTTAAACTCCAAATCAAACCCAGCTCAACGCGCCTTCCATACCAACTGAGCTATCTCTCGGACCACGCCAGTCTGGATGAGTTGAGCTAGGGCGCGCATTGAGTTGGGCTAGGGTACTCATCGTGTCAAAATCCAAACCAAACCTACATCAACCTACTTTCCACACCGATTGATCACTCCACGAGGCGGCCACAAGAGCCTGACCGGCAAACCACCTACTTAGAACACCCAAAGCGCAATGGCCACGGGTGACTGTTACAGACCAGACATTGAGGCGAGCCGAGCGCAGCAAGGCGAAGCGTGTCGGGTGCATGCGCTGACTAGCCCGCTTTTGCCACTTTTGAGCCACCTTTGAAACTCAAGCGTAGCAACTGTCAGCCCATTGGTCTCATACAGCCACCAGAATCAGCATTCCGAATGTCGGAACTACTGCGAACAGAATGTACGCACCGAGAAGCATGTTGACGGGCTTGTGGCCGGATCGCCAACCGGACAACGCTCCTACTTGTGAGCTTTGCCTTGCCAAAGTAAGCACCCTGGCTTGTCATTTACTTCGTGAGACCTAATAGTCTCAACAGGTCATGACTTGTTCAATCCAAGCGAAGCATTGCCCGCCTCCTGATTCAAACTCTGCACATCGGCAGGCAACTCTACTTCGGCTCCGATGGTGACGGCAAAGCAATTTTCACGCTGACGGCCCCGCGCACGTCACCGGTGTGATAGCCGGTGGCGCGATCGTCAGGATACTTTTCTTCCAAAATCGCTCTGACGTCAGCGGGTATCTGCTGTTTCTCGCCATGACAAGTCAGGCACATTGGCCCAGTGAGCAGTGGCCTCAGATAGCGTAGATACCGGCCTCCTTGCTCGGTAACCACTTCGTAATACTCACTCTCCAACTTACCTTCGCGATTGAGGCGATCAAACAGCTCGAGCTTCTGCCGTTCATATTCATCGGGCACGTCCTTGGGATGGCGATATCCCAAGCTGACGCGGCGAACATAGTGGCCTGTGCGCGCGGTAAATTCGCGTGGAATCTCTTGCGCGACCTCTGAACAGACGCGCACTGCGCCAACATAGCCGCCTTTCTCCAGCTCCTTGAACAACAGGCCGCGAACTTTCTCTGTTAACTCATTAGCTACCCGACGCGCCTGTTGCAGCGCCTGCTGCACAGGTGCATCTTCGCCGGTCGGCTGTTGTGGCAACGGTGATGCCGTTGTCACCCAACCGAGTGCTGCAAGAAAAACGAGAGCAACACTCAGCTTCACACCGATATGTGATGACCGATGTTTCATCATGCCTTCCTCCGTGTTTCTACAAATCGCCCGGGATCATACCTGAGCCAGTGCTGGCAGCGCATCAATAGCCTTCCTGCTCATCCAGACGCACTTTCCCGCGAAACGAGCGGTAGAGATAGATGAAGTAGCCCAGAGCTAAGACAATTCCTATGCTCCACCACACGACGCCCACCGACAAACCATAACGACCCGTCACGGTATTGTGCACGGTGAGGCTGTAGTCTGGGTTTGTGCTGGCCGGCAGCACGGTGGGATACATCCCGAAGGCGATGCCACCAAACATCCCAACAATGTATGCGCACGATGAAAGAAAAGCGGCATGGTCCCGCGCTTTCGCGCGAAAATAGAACATCCCGATCAAACTTGCTGACACAATCACGGGAAAAATGAGGCCAGCCGGATGCCGATAGTTATGCAGCATCTGCGGACGCACGCTCAAGGTTGCGATCAAGCCGATGATTGTCAACGCGGCGACAAGCCACCACATCCGGCCAGCGAGGCGGCGGGCGCGCGCGTTCAGGTCCCCTTCCGTTTTCGCGGCGATGTAGAGCGCGCCGTGCGAACTTAACGTGGCCAGCGCCATCACGCCGGTCAGCACCGTGTACCAGTCGAGGATGCCCGGATGCGCGCCCACTCGGAAGTTTGTCCACAATGGCTGGAAGAAATAGCCTTCCGCATTCAACGGCACGCCACGAATCACGTTGCCCAACGCAGCCCCGAAGAAGAGAGTGAGCAACAAGCTGGATACCGAAAACACCACATCGAAGAAGGCGCGCCAGTGCGGATCATCCACATGCGACCTCAGCTCAATGCCGATGCCGCGCAGCATCAGCAACCACAACACAATCATCAACGGCAGATAAAAACCGCTGAAGCTGGATGCATAGAGCGCCGGAAAGGCGAAATAAAGCGTGCCGCCCGCCGCCAACAACCAGACTTCATTGCCATCCCATACCGGACCGATCGCGCGCAGAATCGCCCGCCGCTCATCGTTCGTTTTGGCCAGCAGCAAATGCAAGCTGCCTGCCCCCAGATCAAACCCGTCCAGCACGACGTAAGCAGTCAGCATAAAAGCAACCAGCACGAACCATAGCGTCTCCATCTGGATTCCTCCTCAAAAAGTGGCACAGGCGTTCCCACCTGTGCGCCATTTTCATGCTTCGCGGTGAACGTAAGTTCATGGGCGATTGCTCAGAAAAAGTGGCACAGGCGTTCCCGCCTGTGGCGTTTTCATCGTTTCTCTCGCGTCGTGGCTAACGACATGAACAACTCCTCATTTAGTGAGCGCCAACGCCGGCGACAACTTGGCCGGTCTTCATGCTCGACGCTTCAGCCGCCAGCAGTTTCGGGCCATGCTCGATCTCGCGCCACATCAGCAGCAGGTACAAAATGGCCAACACTGTATACATGCCCATGAAGCCAAGCAGCGTGAACATGACATTGCCCGCCGATACGGTCGGTGAGAACCCTTCACTGGTGCGCATCAAGCCATATACCAACCAAGGCTGACGACCCAGCTCAGCGGTCATCCAACCGGCCGTGTTGGCAATGTAAGGGAATGGAAAGCTCAACATCAAAATCCACAACATCCACTTTGACTCATAAAGCCGGCCCCGCCAGAGCAACCAGGCGGCAGCCAGCGTGATGGCAATGAAGATGGTCCCTAATCCAACCATGATGTGATAGCTGTAATATAGCAGCGGGATGTTGTCCGGCCATTGATCCTTGGGGAAGGCATCCAAGCCTTTGACTTCCACATTCCAGCGACGGTAGGTCAGAAAGCTTAACAGTCGCGGGATAATGATCGGGTTATCCAATTTCTGCTCGGCCGTATTCGGCTGGCCAATAATCACCAACGGCGCGCCCGCTTCCGTCTTAAACAATCCTTCCATCGCCGCCAGCGTCGCCGGCTGATGCAGCGCCACCATGCGCCCCTGCTTGTCTCCTGTTGGGAACAACTGCAACACACTGGCCACAACAGCGACGCTCACGCCGAGCTTGAGAAACAGTCGTCCGTGCTCCGGCTCTCTGTTGGTCAACACGTAAAAAGCGCCCACCGCCGCCATCACGAACGAAGCTGTGATGACCGAACCACCCATGGTGTGTAGGTATTGCCAGATCGCCCACGGGTTCAACAAGAGCGCCCAGAAGCTGCTCAAATGGACCGAGCCATCAGCAGCGATCGTATAACCGACCGGATGCTGCATCCACGCATTGGTCGCAATGATGAAGTAGCCGGACAACCATGAGCCGGCAAACACAAGGAAGGCCGCCAACCAGTGCCCACGCGGCCCAAGCCGCTTCTCTCCGAATAAAAACAGACCAAGAAACGATGACTCCAGGAAGAAAGCAAACACGCCCTCCATGGCCAGCGTCTGGCCAATCACGCCGCCGGCAAAACGGGAGAACTTCGCCCAGTTGGTCCCGAATTGAAACTCCATTGGAATGCCGGTCACAACACCGAAGACAAAGGAAATAGCAAAAATCTTCCCCCAGAAACGCGCTGCCTGATTATATCGCTCATCATTGCGACGGATCGCTATCGTCTTCAGGATCACGATCAGCAGCGCCAATCCCATCGTTAATTGAGGAAACAGGTAGTGAAACGTGACGGTGAAAGCAAATTGGAATCTGTCAATGGCTAGTGCATCGTCCATAGTGCTTCTCCTACACACCTATTATGTCTTGCCCGCTTGATGCGCTTAGCATATCGAGCCAGTTATTCCCGGTCATCAACCCACCTCTCATCACTCACCAAGCAACTATGATTCAATTTCACGCCAAAAGATTCAGCCAATGTTATCTCTTGGAGATGTGTCACCGATTTGGTGTATCATGTCTGCTCTCGCCCCACGGGGTGAGGTTGTTTCTCACAAGTAAGGATGTAACCATGCGACGATGGTTGCACTTATCTTTGGCGCTCGCGGTTCTGGTCATCCTCACCGGTTGCCAACCAGAACGCTCGTCGCCAACGCCGCCCACTTCACCACAGGAGGCAGTGGATATGGACCTGCAACTCAGTAGCAACGCATTTCAATATGGCGGGACAATCCCGATCAAACACACCTGCGACGGCATGGACCTCTCGCCGCCCTTGGCATGGACAGCCCCGCCGCGCGATACCAAAAGTTTGGTGTTGATCTGCGACGACCCTGACGCGCCCGCCGGCACATGGGTGCACTGGGTGCTCTATGGATTGCCCCCGGAGACGACATCTTTGCCCGAAGGCATTCCTCCAGACAAAATAGTGCTGGGCCAGGCTCGGCAGGGCATCAATGATTTTCGCCGAATCGGCTACGGCGGCCCCTGCCCGCCGCCGGGCGCGCCGCACCGGTACTTCTTCAAACTCTATGCCGTGGCGATTCCCACCACCTTTGAACCGGGCTTGAGTAAGCAGCAACTGATGGATGCCATCAAGGGACACATCCTGGCACAGGGCGAGCTGATGGGAAAATACAAACGCCAACGCCCATAACAAACGGCGGAAGAGGAACACCTGCCCATTGTTCATGACCGGCCTCACGGCGCTGAAAAGACGAGCTGATTTCACTGGCGGATTTCAACGCCGATTATTCATGACCGGCCTCACGACGCTGACTCGCTGACCACCGTCAGCACCGGACAAGGCGCGTGCCGATTCACACGCACGGTCGTCGTGCCCAGCACGGTCGTGTTCAAGAAACGCCGATGTTGAGCGGCCATGACGATCATGTCGCAACCGAGTGAACTCGCGGTTGTGAGAATCTGCTCGGCTGCTTCACCCCGCGCCACGGTCTCCTGGAGGCGACAGCGCGCGCGAATATCTGGCGCAACCCATTCACAAAGACGATCCACCTCTTCTTCTTCGCTGGGCGGACTGCTCGGCGATTCGATCACGTGTAAGACCCATAGCTCCGCGCCTAAACAAGCAGCCAGCGCGCTGGCATGCTCGAGCGACCGCGCTGACGTGTCGGTGAAGTTGACGGGACAGAGCAGGCGTTGAATCGTCAGGCCAGATGACGGGGCGACGGTTGATTGTGGGCGCACCGTCAGCACAGGCCGGCGCGTCTCACGCAGCACTTTCTCGGTGACCGAACCAAGCATCAGCCGGCTCCAGCCGCTCCGCCCATGCGTGCCCATGATAATCATGTCCGCGTTGTATTGGTCAGCCGTGGTCATAATCGCGCGAACGGGATAGTCTTCGACGACACGCGCTTCCGCCGGCACAGTCTGAGCGATGTGCTCGTGCACGTAACGATCCAGTTGCTCGCGAGCAAGGCGTTTGGACTGCTCTAAGACAGCGGCAATGTCTTCAGCCTGCCGCGTCGAAAAATAAGGCGGCGGCAGAAACGGGTCAGCAAAAATGACCTGCAATCGCGCGCCACAACGGGCAGCCAGACTCCCGGCATACTGCAACGCCCCGGTGGCAATCTCGCTGAAGTCAGTCGGCACGAGAAACAAGTTCGATTGAAACAGTTGCATCACCACTCCTTTGGCGGCATCGAGCCGTCACGCTCGCTGGCCCTCTCAGGCATGTCGCGCGACCGTGGCCGCTTCCTCACAGCCGACGCCCAATCGGCGCAGAATCGTCATCATCGGACACCAGTTCGTGAACGCCGACTGAATCAAATTGACGGCCACAAATCCGGTAAACCAAAACCAGTATGGACTGTGATAGTAACCAAGCAACACACTGGCCAATACAAAACTGCCTGCAATCAGTCGTAAGTATCGCTCAACTGTCATGTCGTGATCCTCCTTCATCGTTGTTCTGCACCTGTACGATCCAAATCGAACGAAAAGGATTCACCACCCGTCTTTGGTCTGTTTCCATGTAGCGGTTTTGCGCAACGCAGGCCCGTCGTCCCCACAGCGAAAGCGTCTCGGAAGTTAACTTCTGGGGGTTCTTAACGCATGAGCGATCATTTCAAAATGATGAGTGTGCCGACCGCGCTCTCGCGCATTCGATCGAGCAACACATTATGAAGCATGCGGCTTCCAGTTGCTCCATTCGTTTTGCAGAACTTCTTTGAGATGATTTTTCATCTCATCGGGTAAGGGATGGTGGGGAAGCTCTTGGCACATCTGGATAGTCTTTCGCAGTGTATTGACAAACGCGACGCAGGGCGCGCAATCAGCGATATGGGCTTGAATCTCCTGACAGAGATGGGCAGGAAGCTGGCCATCAATGAATTCTGAAAGCAATGTCACCAACTGCTTGCATTCCATCATGTCAAATGCCTCATGATTCATAGACCCATTTTCCCGACAAAGGATTCAGCCTCGGTCTGCCAGTATTGCGTCAGGCGGTCGCGCACAAACAATCGAGCGCGGTGCAGCCGTGATTTAACGGCCTCCGG
This genomic interval from Blastocatellia bacterium contains the following:
- a CDS encoding zf-HC2 domain-containing protein; the encoded protein is MMECKQLVTLLSEFIDGQLPAHLCQEIQAHIADCAPCVAFVNTLRKTIQMCQELPHHPLPDEMKNHLKEVLQNEWSNWKPHAS